In Vibrio celticus, one genomic interval encodes:
- the nagA gene encoding N-acetylglucosamine-6-phosphate deacetylase: MYALSNCKIYTGSDVLTDHAVVIENELIKKVCPISELPEGIEVRDLDGANLSPGFIDLQLNGCGGVMLNDEITAETMQIMHKANLKSGCTSFLPTLITSSDEDMRAVITAAREYHNQYQNQSLGLHLEGPYLNVAKKGIHSVDHIRKSDNEMIELICGNSDLVAKVTLAPELNDPEHIERLHKAGVVVSIGHTNATYAEARQGFESGITFATHLFNAMTPMVGREPGVVGAIYDTPEVYAGIIADGFHVDYANIRIAHKIKGEKLVLVTDATAPAGADMEYFIFVGKKVYYRDGKCVDENGTLGGSALTMIEAVQNTVEHAGIALDEALRMATLYPATAIGVESKLGRIKKGMVANLAVFDRDFNVKATVVNGQYEHN; the protein is encoded by the coding sequence ATGTACGCGCTAAGTAACTGTAAAATTTACACTGGTAGTGATGTTCTGACCGATCATGCTGTTGTAATCGAAAACGAACTGATCAAAAAAGTCTGTCCTATCTCTGAATTGCCAGAGGGAATCGAGGTTCGCGACCTAGACGGAGCAAACCTAAGTCCAGGTTTCATTGACCTACAACTGAACGGTTGTGGCGGTGTAATGCTTAACGATGAGATCACTGCAGAAACCATGCAGATCATGCACAAAGCAAATCTGAAATCTGGCTGTACTAGCTTCTTACCAACGCTTATCACCTCTTCAGACGAAGATATGCGTGCGGTTATTACGGCAGCTCGTGAGTACCACAACCAGTACCAAAACCAATCTTTAGGTCTGCACCTAGAAGGTCCGTACTTGAACGTTGCGAAAAAAGGCATCCACAGCGTCGATCACATTCGTAAGTCTGACAACGAAATGATTGAGCTTATCTGTGGCAACAGTGACCTTGTTGCAAAAGTTACATTAGCTCCAGAGTTAAACGACCCTGAACACATTGAACGCCTGCACAAAGCTGGCGTTGTGGTTTCTATCGGCCACACCAACGCAACTTACGCAGAAGCACGCCAAGGTTTTGAATCTGGTATCACGTTCGCTACTCACCTATTCAATGCAATGACCCCTATGGTCGGTCGTGAACCGGGCGTTGTAGGCGCGATTTACGACACACCAGAGGTTTACGCTGGGATCATTGCCGACGGTTTCCACGTTGATTACGCAAACATCAGAATTGCGCATAAAATCAAGGGAGAAAAGTTGGTATTAGTGACGGATGCCACAGCTCCTGCAGGTGCTGACATGGAATACTTTATTTTTGTCGGTAAGAAAGTATATTACCGTGATGGTAAGTGTGTTGATGAAAACGGCACACTGGGCGGCTCAGCTCTGACTATGATTGAAGCAGTTCAGAATACAGTTGAGCACGCTGGTATCGCTTTAGACGAAGCTCTTCGCATGGCTACGCTATACCCAGCTACGGCTATCGGTGTAGAAAGCAAGCTAGGTCGAATCAAAAAAGGCATGGTTGCAAACCTAGCTGTATTTGACCGAGACTTTAACGTTAAAGCGACTGTTGTTAACGGACAATACGAGCACAATTAA